The genomic window ATACCTTGGTTTGTTCAAATTAGACACTCTGCAGCTCTGCTACCATTAAAAGCTCCAGACCGAAGAGGGGCAACTGCAGCTCTACGTGAAGCCTCAGCAGTAAAGGGAAATCGATTTCCCTGGATATTTGACCTTCTTTGAGCTAGAACCCCCTGATAAACCATGGAACataaaggagaaagaaaaaggtttCCTAATTAACATATGGACCAAGTACATTAGAAATTTATCAacgggaaaaaaattaaaaaccacaGACCCGTCTAAGAGAGGAACACGAGTCCATATACTGTCGAACCTTAAAAGCCTTCTCTTTAGCAGCATTACTCACAGGTTTGTGGCTTTTATTCTGatgttaaagaaaataaaaatagataagaATATCAATTCCATCATGCAGTGACAATATGATCTTGAGTAAGAAAATTCATACAGGTAGACTTTGCTGCTTCTTGActttattttaagttgtttttttttttgaaaatttaatgatgtcaTCTATGTccatataaaaaaaaggaaattcaGAAGACTATTTTCCCCTTAAAGAACATAACTTTAAGAAGGACCAAACAGCTAATAGCTCACCCAGTGTcatgttcattttcttttctgTGAGAGCTATTGCTTCACTTGTAAGTGGATTAGCCTCCATATGACAAAGTAAACAGGTTTTATAATCCAAATCAGTTGAtgaagataatttgaaataaaaaaaaaattaataaaaggcAGTTCAATCTGAAGTGAGAAACACACAATATACTCACATAGGAAATAAGGAAAGCCTTTTCAAGagattctaaaataaaatttacatgataaataacTTCCACGATATAATTTATCACTTTGCTACGtaaaagattaaaattaagaaaCCAAAATGTAAGagaattaataacaataaaaacaaaaaccctCCGTCACCACTCACCAAACCAACAAATAAATCCGcaaaaaaagttaataaaaaaaagggaaaaagaagccTAGACAACTGAGTAAGGTTTACACGGGAAAATAACTCACCAAACAAACAATTAATATACAAATTTGCAGATCATATGAGAGGGATGCAAGAAAAATGCAAAGGATTCGAGGAGAGAAACTtaccctctcttttttttccaGGAAAGAGAGAGATCTAACGAGGAGCTTTGACGAGGAATGCGAAAGGAATTCCCGGGTACCCTAGGGGTTTGGGTTTTCGAAGCAGGAAATAAAGGGGAAATTTGTGTTTGAAGGCTTTAGATGCTTGGCTGTTACGCTAACAGCAAAACGAGTGAACTGAGCATGTAGAAACTGGCATTTTTATAGGTTGGCTTGGCGGATTTCAAGTTTGTTATTAAAGTCCAATCActgattatttaaatataattaatttcaagTCCGCCTTTGTCAAACGTAATTATTACGTCAATTAAAGATGACTAATTAAAGTGCCACGATTTTTAAACAATTATCACACCGCAACTCTTAAAATTGGTAGTttattgttttattcattttacaaatattatcaacttaaataagtaaaattttctatGAAGGTTGACTTATCCAAAGACAAGGGAAGTAGGGAACACCGGTTTTTACCCATggacttaaaaataacattataatagtCATTCCCTTATCAAAACAAGTTCAAAAACTTAAGCCCAAGGAGAAATAATTAAATGGGAAAAGTGCAGTATTTCCACTCTATATTAAACAGGTGAAAGGGattattattttgagtttgaagaaaaaaaatatatattatttttcgaGCACTAGTTTAACTATGACAAACATCAAAGCTTTTGGCTCAATGCTCCTCACCTCCATAAAACGCATTTATTCTAAAAATTATGCCTCTAACCCACACCTGATGTGGGACTAAATTTTCCTGAACTACTACTGATTAACTTGAAAAAAGATGCCCTCATCAGTTGTTTCCATAGACCCATTTCTCAGCGTTGCTTGTATAGTTAACCAACTCTTGTGGCTTGAACCACAAGTTGATTTCATGCTTGGCAGTCTCAGGACCATCACTCCCATGAATTATATTCCTGCACAGCAAAAGAACAACTCAAGCTCATATCCATGGTGAACAAGTTCATGCAATGTAAAAATTTACGTAAAGTAACAACAAAAGCTTATACCTTCCGACAACCACGGCTAGATCACCTCTGATGGTTCCAGGCTCTGATTTTTGAGGATCTGTTGCTCCGATGAGTTTCCGGCCGTATTTGATCACCCCCTCTCCTTCCCAGACCTGCATGTGAATGAGATTAGCTTAGCTCGGCCTGAAGCAAATACGAAGAGATGATAAGGTTTCTAGTTTCTTTTTACCATGGCAAGAACAGGACCAGAGCTGAGGAATTCGCACAGGCCATTGAAAAAGGGTCTTTCCTTCAAGTCATCATAATGTTTCTGGGCAAACTCCTTTGAAGGAACCACCAACTTGATAGCCACAAGCTTGAACCCTTTGCGCTCAAAACGAGAGATGATCTCTGAAATCTGGAATAGACACAGGCTTTAGTTAGCTATCTGACATGTTTCGATCCAAAAGACCAAAACCTGTAAAACTTGAAAAGGAGAGAAAACCATAATGTGCAGTATATATTTTCCATCAACCACAAGCAGAATGCGAGaagtatgataataataaaataatacaaatttgtTGATGTTCCTTATTTCAATATAGAATAGATGATTGGAAGACTTCTTAAATTGACGATAAAGGTCAGATGGACCTCACCAGCCCTCTTTGCACTCCATCAGGCTTGATAGCAATGAAGGTGCGCTCCATCTGAATGAAGAAAAATGGTTCATCACACAcgtagaagaagaagagaaaaggagATGAATAGCATAAACAATGGAAAATACAAAGTAATAGCTACATAATTGAATGGTGATGGATTACCTCTGCAGCATGAACCTCCTGCTCCTGAAGCATGTAAGCTACAAAGATGATGAAAACAGACATTCAGGAtatattcttttgttttattctttttccttttttggggTTGAGGGGAAAGTAAAAATATCACAATCATAAAGCTATACtttcttcttttcattttccattttaacCCACAGCATCTACACTGCTAATACTCTTCATTCtgttttagaattaattccaaGAGTGAAAGTAGGTAGAAACTTGAGCCATTTggcaaataaatttattttgtcatCATCATACAACCAATCAAAATTCATTTCAAGGATAAAGGTAGCACAATAAACTATTTTATGCGAATAACTGTGAAGCAGGCAGTAGATGGACACGGAAAAGAAAGCGAATagacaaaaagaagaaaaggcGGCAGAAACAAGTTAGATCAATGCACAGATATATGATGATGGCCAGTACATTATTTGGGATCGGGGCACAATGTTGGAAGAAATTTAGGGAAGAAATCAAGTCTAAAATGCATCACAATAAAGCGTTTCCTCCCTACTGTGTTAATGCAAAGTATAATTATTGTTGAAGAGGTCTAGGAAGCCACAATGCTAAAACTTAAGCAAGAGACCAGGCTCCTCTTCTCGCATCCAAAGTTCTAAAGCTAGGAACTTGCCATGGACCCTTTTATTTTGTCATCCATTTTATTTTACAAGTATGACAGGGATAACAGAAAGAATTACTCCAAATGAAAAATAGAGGACCCTGGAAGATAAACTCGGGAAAAAGTTAAAAGTCATCCAAACCTGCCACTGGAAGAGCAAAAACTCCTGAAAGCCATGCTCTAGATGCATTGGCAGAAGCAGTACTTCCATAAGCTGAAGCCAAAAGAGGCACTTTACCGCCAAGTGAAACTGCTGCAGCGGCAGCTACAGCTCGCCCTTCTACAGACCACAACACAATAGTTAAAAAGCTTAAAACATATTGTTTTGCATGCTACAAAACCAGCATTTTCACCACATGGACCAAAAGTTACAGTGTATGAAAGTAGAAACTCACAAATGGACCAAAACATTCACATTTAACATAATGCGCACTTTTTTTAGTTTACAAACATAAATAGTTCCATAACACATGCCGCCAACTAAGTTAGCTCATGAAAGTGATTAGGTGCAAGCACAATAGAAATTCCCTATCCATATTATATTCCCAACTTAAGCACATAGCGACTTGAGCCGTTTCTTCGAGAGAGAAACATGTGCCCTCAAATATGTCGACGAAatcataaaaggaaaaaaagaattcAGAACCAATAGAATTGAAGCAAAGCGAAAGACAGATCATGTGGGTAGCATAGGTGCATAAAGATTTGGAataaatctttttcttttctctttgatAGTGTATGTA from Gossypium hirsutum isolate 1008001.06 chromosome D12, Gossypium_hirsutum_v2.1, whole genome shotgun sequence includes these protein-coding regions:
- the LOC121224342 gene encoding nucleoside diphosphate kinase 3 yields the protein MSSQIFRSASRAARSLLSASKASRFYSEGRAVAAAAAVSLGGKVPLLASAYGSTASANASRAWLSGVFALPVAAYMLQEQEVHAAEMERTFIAIKPDGVQRGLISEIISRFERKGFKLVAIKLVVPSKEFAQKHYDDLKERPFFNGLCEFLSSGPVLAMVWEGEGVIKYGRKLIGATDPQKSEPGTIRGDLAVVVGRNIIHGSDGPETAKHEINLWFKPQELVNYTSNAEKWVYGNN